The Streptomyces sp. NBC_00344 genome includes a window with the following:
- a CDS encoding ATP-binding protein codes for MRRRLINSTLAVVLVVIAVFGVSLVIVETRTISSSAQESVDSEALRLASIVESRLVSDERVTTAILRDQVDVNRYAVIRIPGKETIRLGTEPQGGVIRGTATGGRGEKVSVEEPGSTVTREVGRTLMIIAAVALLAIISAVLLAVRQANRLASPLTDLAETAERLGSGDPRPRHKRYAVPELDRVADVLDSSAERITRMLTAERRLAADASHQLRTPLTALSMRLEEITLTDDLDTVKEEATIALTQVERLTDVVERLLTNSRDPRTGSAVTFDLDEVVKQQLEEWRPAYRSAGRAIVRSGKHGLRAVGTPGAVAQVMAALIENSLMHGGGTVAVRTRVTGTQTVVEVTDDGPGVPPELGARIFERTISGRNSTGIGLAVARDLAEADGGRLEMLQQDPPVFALFLSRVAKGAAPAADEPEEPDEPTIR; via the coding sequence ATGCGCCGCCGCCTGATCAATTCCACCCTCGCCGTCGTGCTCGTCGTGATCGCCGTCTTCGGCGTCTCGCTGGTCATCGTCGAGACGCGCACCATCAGCAGCAGCGCCCAGGAGAGCGTGGACTCCGAGGCGCTGAGGCTCGCCAGCATCGTGGAGAGCCGGCTGGTGAGCGACGAGCGGGTCACCACGGCGATCCTGCGCGACCAGGTCGACGTCAACCGCTACGCGGTGATCAGGATCCCCGGCAAGGAGACCATCAGGCTGGGCACCGAGCCCCAGGGCGGCGTGATCCGGGGTACGGCGACCGGCGGCCGCGGTGAGAAGGTCTCCGTCGAGGAACCGGGCTCCACCGTCACCCGCGAGGTCGGCCGCACCCTGATGATCATCGCGGCGGTGGCGCTGCTCGCGATCATCTCGGCGGTGCTGCTGGCCGTACGCCAGGCCAACCGGCTCGCGTCGCCGCTCACCGATCTCGCCGAGACCGCCGAGCGCCTCGGCTCGGGCGACCCGCGACCGCGGCACAAGCGGTACGCGGTGCCCGAGCTGGACCGGGTCGCCGACGTACTGGACTCGTCGGCCGAGCGGATCACCCGGATGCTGACCGCGGAGCGCAGACTCGCGGCGGACGCCTCGCATCAGCTCCGGACTCCGCTGACCGCGCTCTCCATGCGGCTGGAGGAGATCACCCTCACCGATGACCTGGACACGGTGAAGGAGGAGGCGACCATCGCGCTGACCCAGGTGGAGCGGCTCACCGACGTGGTGGAGCGGCTGCTCACCAACTCCCGGGACCCGCGTACGGGCTCCGCCGTCACGTTCGATCTCGACGAGGTCGTCAAGCAGCAGCTGGAGGAGTGGCGTCCGGCGTACCGCAGCGCCGGCCGGGCGATCGTACGGTCCGGGAAGCACGGGCTGCGCGCCGTGGGGACGCCGGGAGCCGTAGCCCAGGTGATGGCCGCGCTGATCGAGAACTCGCTGATGCACGGCGGGGGCACGGTGGCGGTGCGCACCAGGGTCACCGGCACCCAGACGGTCGTCGAGGTGACCGATGACGGCCCCGGGGTGCCGCCCGAGCTCGGAGCGCGGATCTTCGAGCGGACCATCAGCGGCCGCAACTCCACCGGGATCGGACTTGCCGTGGCCCGCGACCTGGCGGAGGCCGACGGCGGACGGCTGGAAATGCTGCAACAGGACCCGCCGGTGTTCGCGCTCTTCCTGAGCCGGGTGGCCAAGGGGGCGGCACCGGCAGCGGACGAGCCGGAGGAACCGGACGAGCCGACGATCAGATGA
- a CDS encoding GtrA family protein: MGERGALRIRLDALARELAKFGAVGAIGFVVNAIVFNICTHAFDLAVVRSGVIATCVAIATNYVGNRYWTYRHTDRSKRTRELMLFLLFSGIGLVIENGILALSHYGLGFTSTLADNMAKNVVGLGLGTVFRFWSYRTWVFRALPAREAVQTAESFLDKGSQSARSNRR; the protein is encoded by the coding sequence ATGGGCGAACGGGGCGCGCTGCGGATACGGCTGGATGCGCTCGCTCGCGAGCTCGCCAAGTTCGGCGCGGTCGGGGCGATAGGTTTTGTGGTCAATGCGATCGTTTTCAATATCTGCACGCACGCTTTCGACCTTGCGGTCGTCCGGTCCGGGGTCATCGCCACCTGTGTCGCCATCGCGACGAACTACGTCGGCAACCGCTACTGGACCTACCGCCACACGGACCGCAGCAAGCGCACCCGCGAGCTGATGCTCTTCCTGCTCTTCAGCGGTATCGGCCTGGTCATCGAGAACGGCATCCTCGCCCTCTCGCACTACGGTCTCGGCTTCACGTCCACGCTCGCCGACAACATGGCGAAGAACGTCGTCGGGCTCGGCCTGGGCACCGTCTTCCGTTTCTGGTCCTACCGGACCTGGGTGTTCCGCGCGCTGCCCGCCCGGGAGGCGGTACAGACCGCGGAGTCCTTTCTCGACAAGGGAAGCCAGTCGGCCCGGTCGAACCGCCGGTGA
- a CDS encoding 5-(carboxyamino)imidazole ribonucleotide synthase, whose amino-acid sequence MTFPVVGMVGGGQLARMTHEAGIPLGIRFKLLSDTPQDSAAQVVSEVVIGDYRDLATLRDFARGCDVITFDHEHVPTEHLRALEADGIPVRPGPDALVHAQDKGAMREKLTAIGAPCPRHRIVTGPDDAMAFADEVGGLPVILKTVRGGYDGKGVWFVRSRADAEAPFNAGVPVLAEEKVDFVRELAANVVRSPHGQAVAYPVVESRQVDGVCDTVIAPAPGLDEDLAGRAQQLALRIAAELEVTGHLAVELFETRDGRVLVNELAMRPHNSGHWSQDGAVTSQFANHVRAVLDLPLGDPRPRVRWTVMCNVLGGDFPDMYQAYLHCMARDPQLKIHMYGKDVKPGRKVGHVNTYGDDLDEVLERARHAAGYLRGTITE is encoded by the coding sequence GTGACGTTCCCCGTAGTCGGCATGGTCGGTGGCGGTCAGCTCGCCCGTATGACCCACGAGGCGGGCATCCCCCTCGGCATCAGATTCAAGCTGCTCAGTGACACCCCGCAGGATTCGGCCGCCCAGGTGGTGAGCGAAGTCGTCATCGGCGACTACCGCGACCTGGCCACGCTGCGGGACTTCGCGCGCGGCTGTGACGTGATCACCTTTGATCACGAGCATGTGCCCACCGAGCACCTCAGGGCCCTGGAGGCGGACGGCATCCCCGTCCGGCCCGGGCCCGACGCGCTCGTGCACGCCCAGGACAAGGGGGCGATGCGTGAGAAGCTCACCGCGATCGGCGCGCCCTGTCCCCGCCACCGGATCGTGACCGGCCCCGACGACGCGATGGCCTTCGCGGATGAGGTGGGCGGGCTCCCCGTCATCCTCAAGACCGTCCGGGGCGGTTACGACGGCAAGGGCGTGTGGTTCGTGAGGTCCAGGGCGGACGCGGAGGCTCCGTTCAACGCGGGTGTCCCGGTGCTCGCCGAGGAGAAGGTGGACTTCGTACGGGAGCTGGCGGCGAACGTCGTGCGCTCGCCGCACGGACAGGCCGTCGCCTACCCGGTCGTGGAGTCCCGCCAGGTCGACGGGGTCTGCGACACGGTGATCGCGCCCGCCCCCGGTCTGGACGAGGACCTGGCGGGCCGGGCCCAGCAGCTCGCCCTGCGGATCGCGGCCGAGCTGGAGGTGACCGGCCACCTCGCGGTCGAGCTCTTCGAGACCCGCGACGGACGCGTCCTCGTCAACGAGCTCGCGATGCGCCCGCACAACTCCGGTCACTGGAGCCAGGACGGTGCGGTCACCTCGCAGTTCGCCAACCATGTGAGGGCCGTACTCGACCTTCCGCTGGGTGACCCGCGCCCGCGCGTCCGCTGGACCGTGATGTGCAACGTCCTCGGCGGCGACTTCCCCGACATGTACCAGGCGTATCTGCACTGCATGGCCCGCGACCCGCAGCTGAAGATCCATATGTACGGCAAGGACGTCAAGCCGGGACGCAAGGTCGGCCACGTCAACACCTACGGTGACGACCTCGACGAGGTGCTGGAGCGCGCCCGTCACGCCGCCGGATATCTGCGAGGGACGATCACGGAATGA
- the purE gene encoding 5-(carboxyamino)imidazole ribonucleotide mutase, which translates to MTTPLIGIVMGSDSDWPVMEAAATALDEFSVPYEVDVLSAHRMPREMISYGEEAAGRGLKAVIAGAGGAAHLPGMLASVTPLPVIGVPVPLKYLDGMDSLLSIVQMPAGVPVAAVSVGGARNAGLLAARILATADPELLERMREFQQELNDSATEKGKRLRAKVEGTGSFGFGK; encoded by the coding sequence ATGACCACTCCTCTCATCGGCATCGTCATGGGTTCGGACTCCGACTGGCCCGTCATGGAGGCCGCCGCGACCGCGCTGGACGAGTTCTCCGTTCCCTACGAGGTCGATGTCCTCTCCGCGCACCGGATGCCGCGCGAGATGATCTCGTACGGCGAGGAGGCTGCCGGGCGCGGTCTCAAGGCGGTCATCGCGGGAGCAGGGGGAGCGGCCCATCTGCCCGGCATGCTGGCTTCGGTGACCCCGCTCCCGGTGATCGGCGTCCCCGTGCCGCTGAAGTACCTGGACGGCATGGACTCGCTGCTCTCCATCGTCCAGATGCCGGCGGGTGTCCCGGTGGCGGCGGTCTCGGTCGGCGGCGCGCGGAACGCAGGTCTGCTCGCCGCCCGCATCCTGGCCACCGCCGATCCCGAACTCCTGGAGAGGATGCGGGAGTTCCAGCAGGAGCTGAACGACTCCGCCACGGAGAAGGGCAAGCGGCTGCGTGCCAAGGTCGAGGGGACAGGCTCCTTCGGATTCGGAAAGTAG
- a CDS encoding dipeptidase, which translates to MTAHLTEALELLADCPVVDGHNDLPWALREHVRYDLDRLDIARDQQGVLHTDLHRLRKGGVGAQFWSVYVRSDLTGDDAVSATLEQIDVVAQLIARYPGDLVRALTADDMESARSQGRIASLMGAEGGHSINNSLGTLRSLHALGVRYMTLTHNNNIAWADSATDVEKAHGLTAFGHEVVREMNRTGMLVDLSHVSAKTMRAALETSVAPVIFSHSSARAVCDHPRNIPDDVLAQLPANGGIAMATFVPKFILPDAVAWTARADENMRTHGLHHLDTTPAGMKVQRAFEEAHPRPVATASTVADHLDHMREVAGVDHIGIGGDYDGTAFTPDGLEDVAGYPHLIGELIGRGWSSADLAKLTWQNAVRVLRAAEDVARAVQAQRGPSNATLADLDG; encoded by the coding sequence ATGACGGCTCATCTCACCGAGGCCCTCGAACTGCTTGCCGACTGTCCGGTCGTCGACGGTCACAACGACCTGCCGTGGGCGCTGCGCGAACACGTCCGCTACGACCTGGACCGGCTCGACATCGCCCGCGACCAGCAGGGTGTTCTCCACACCGACCTGCACCGGCTGCGCAAGGGTGGTGTGGGCGCCCAGTTCTGGTCGGTGTACGTCCGCAGCGACCTGACGGGCGACGATGCGGTCAGTGCGACGCTGGAACAGATCGACGTGGTGGCCCAGCTGATCGCCCGCTACCCGGGTGACCTGGTCCGCGCGCTGACCGCTGACGACATGGAGTCGGCCAGGAGCCAGGGCCGTATCGCCTCGCTGATGGGCGCCGAGGGCGGGCACTCCATCAACAACTCGCTGGGCACCCTGCGCTCACTGCACGCGCTGGGTGTGCGGTACATGACCCTCACCCACAACAACAACATCGCCTGGGCGGACTCGGCGACCGATGTCGAGAAGGCACACGGACTGACCGCCTTCGGCCACGAGGTCGTACGGGAGATGAACCGCACCGGCATGCTGGTGGACCTCTCGCACGTGTCGGCGAAGACGATGCGCGCCGCGCTGGAGACCTCGGTCGCGCCGGTGATCTTCTCGCACTCCTCGGCCCGCGCGGTCTGCGACCATCCGCGCAACATCCCGGACGACGTGCTGGCCCAGCTCCCGGCCAACGGCGGCATCGCGATGGCGACCTTCGTGCCGAAGTTCATCCTCCCCGACGCGGTCGCCTGGACCGCCCGCGCGGACGAGAACATGCGCACCCACGGTCTGCACCACCTGGACACGACACCCGCGGGCATGAAGGTCCAGCGTGCCTTCGAGGAGGCGCACCCGCGTCCGGTGGCCACCGCGTCCACCGTCGCCGACCACCTCGACCACATGCGTGAGGTCGCGGGTGTCGACCACATCGGCATCGGCGGCGACTACGACGGCACGGCGTTCACCCCGGACGGCCTCGAGGACGTCGCCGGCTACCCCCACCTGATCGGCGAACTGATCGGGCGTGGCTGGTCGTCAGCCGACCTGGCCAAGCTGACCTGGCAGAACGCGGTACGGGTACTGCGCGCGGCGGAGGATGTGGCCCGCGCCGTGCAGGCGCAGCGCGGTCCGTCCAACGCGACCCTGGCCGATCTCGACGGCTGA
- a CDS encoding VOC family protein, with product MAVARLGTVVLDCPDPLALAAFYAEIIGGKAEETEEGWVELTGHEGTPLAFQKSPGYVPPRWPAEDGSQQFHLDLTVEDLDAAETRVLALGAKAVDAGDPVRTWRVYTDIAGHPFCLCAC from the coding sequence ATGGCTGTCGCCAGACTCGGCACTGTCGTACTCGACTGTCCCGACCCGCTTGCGCTCGCCGCCTTCTACGCCGAGATCATCGGCGGCAAGGCCGAGGAGACCGAGGAGGGCTGGGTCGAACTCACCGGGCACGAGGGCACTCCGCTCGCGTTCCAGAAGTCGCCGGGCTACGTGCCGCCGCGGTGGCCGGCCGAGGACGGATCGCAGCAGTTCCACCTGGATCTGACGGTCGAGGATCTGGACGCGGCCGAGACGCGGGTGCTGGCACTGGGTGCGAAGGCTGTCGACGCCGGCGACCCGGTGCGCACCTGGCGGGTCTACACGGACATCGCCGGGCACCCGTTCTGCCTCTGCGCCTGCTGA
- a CDS encoding CGNR zinc finger domain-containing protein, with amino-acid sequence MSDRAVAPGGLALVEALVNTRSVDSGADRLADEFGLGGEALAEARELREALRAACLAHAGQDMAPAARDTLTRLLSRAPLLVAFDEAGGATLAPADPAPLASRVAAAVAAAVADGTWQRLKACEADDCLWAYYDRSPAGRSRWCTMAVCGSRAKMRAYRARRSVPPA; translated from the coding sequence GTGAGTGACAGAGCGGTTGCACCCGGAGGTCTCGCACTGGTCGAGGCGCTGGTGAACACCCGGAGCGTCGACAGCGGAGCGGACCGGCTGGCCGATGAGTTCGGGCTCGGCGGCGAAGCCCTGGCGGAGGCGAGGGAGCTGCGCGAAGCGCTCCGCGCGGCCTGTCTGGCTCATGCGGGCCAGGACATGGCCCCCGCCGCGAGGGACACCCTGACCCGGCTGCTGTCCCGGGCGCCGCTGCTGGTCGCATTCGACGAGGCGGGCGGGGCGACCCTGGCTCCGGCGGATCCCGCTCCGCTGGCTTCCCGTGTCGCGGCGGCCGTTGCCGCGGCTGTCGCCGACGGAACCTGGCAGCGTCTCAAGGCCTGTGAGGCGGACGACTGCCTGTGGGCCTACTACGACCGCAGCCCGGCGGGCCGCAGCCGCTGGTGCACGATGGCGGTCTGCGGCAGCCGGGCGAAGATGCGGGCCTACCGGGCTCGCCGTTCGGTGCCGCCGGCCTGA
- a CDS encoding UDP-glucose dehydrogenase family protein, with protein sequence MALKITVIGTGYLGATHAAAMAELGFEVLGLDVVPEKIEMLSTGRVPMYEPGLEEILQRHVAGLEGSSGRLRFTTSWEEAGEFGDVHFVCVNTPQKHGEYACDMSYVNSAFSSLAPHLKRDALVVGKSTVPVGSAERLAGLLSSLAPAGEGVELAWNPEFLREGFAVKDTLHPDRIVVGVRSERAEKLLREVYAGPVSEGSPFVVTDFPTAELVKTAANSFLATKISFINAMAEVCEAADGDVAKLAEALGHDDRIGAKFLRAGIGFGGGCLPKDIRAFMARAGELGADQALTFLREVDSINMRRRGHMVELAREAVGGGSFLGKRIGVLGAAFKPDSDDVRDSPALNVAGQIHLQGGQVTVYDPKGMANARRLFPTLGYAETALDAVRGADVVLHLTEWREFRELDPAELGAVAAERILLDGRNALDAAAWREAGWVYRAMGRPRA encoded by the coding sequence ATGGCCCTGAAAATCACCGTGATCGGTACCGGCTATCTCGGCGCCACGCACGCCGCGGCCATGGCTGAGCTGGGCTTCGAAGTGCTGGGTCTCGATGTGGTTCCCGAGAAGATCGAGATGCTCTCGACCGGGCGCGTCCCGATGTACGAGCCGGGGCTCGAGGAGATCCTGCAGCGCCATGTCGCCGGGCTCGAGGGGTCCAGCGGGCGGCTGCGGTTCACCACGTCGTGGGAGGAGGCCGGGGAGTTCGGCGATGTCCACTTCGTCTGCGTGAACACACCGCAGAAGCACGGCGAGTACGCCTGTGACATGTCGTACGTGAACAGCGCCTTCAGCTCGCTCGCCCCGCATCTGAAGCGGGATGCGCTGGTGGTCGGGAAGTCGACCGTGCCGGTCGGCAGTGCCGAGCGGCTGGCCGGGCTGCTGAGCTCGCTGGCGCCGGCGGGCGAGGGTGTCGAGCTGGCATGGAATCCGGAGTTCCTGCGTGAGGGCTTCGCCGTGAAGGACACGCTGCACCCGGACCGGATCGTGGTGGGCGTGCGGAGCGAGCGCGCGGAGAAGCTGCTGCGCGAGGTGTACGCGGGCCCGGTGAGCGAGGGTTCGCCGTTCGTGGTGACCGACTTCCCCACCGCCGAGCTGGTGAAGACCGCGGCCAACTCCTTCCTGGCCACGAAGATCTCGTTCATCAACGCGATGGCCGAGGTGTGCGAGGCCGCCGACGGCGACGTGGCGAAGCTGGCCGAGGCGCTCGGACATGACGATCGGATCGGCGCGAAGTTCCTGCGGGCCGGCATCGGGTTCGGCGGAGGGTGTCTGCCGAAGGACATCCGGGCGTTCATGGCACGCGCCGGTGAGCTCGGCGCCGACCAGGCACTGACGTTTCTGCGCGAGGTCGACTCGATCAACATGCGGCGCCGCGGGCACATGGTCGAGCTGGCGCGCGAGGCGGTGGGTGGCGGATCGTTCCTGGGCAAGCGGATCGGGGTGCTGGGTGCGGCCTTCAAACCGGACTCCGACGACGTACGGGATTCGCCCGCGCTGAACGTCGCGGGACAGATCCACCTGCAGGGCGGTCAGGTGACGGTGTACGACCCCAAGGGCATGGCGAACGCCCGACGGCTCTTCCCGACGCTCGGCTATGCCGAGACCGCGCTCGACGCGGTGCGGGGCGCGGATGTCGTGCTGCATCTGACGGAGTGGCGCGAATTCCGCGAGCTGGACCCCGCGGAGCTGGGTGCGGTGGCGGCCGAGCGGATACTGCTGGACGGCCGCAACGCGCTGGACGCGGCGGCCTGGCGGGAGGCCGGGTGGGTCTACCGCGCGATGGGTAGGCCCCGGGCCTGA
- a CDS encoding acyl-CoA dehydrogenase, whose protein sequence is MAGSPDFDLYRPAEEHDMLRDSVRSLAEAKIAPFAAAVDEEARFPQEALDALTSADLHAVHVPEEYGGAGADALATVIVIEEVARVCASSSLIPAVNKLGSLPVILSGSEDLKKKYMAPLAKGDGMFSYCLSEPDAGSDAAGMKTRAVRDGDFWVLNGVKRWITNAGVSEYYTVMAVTDPTKRSKGISAFVVEKSDEGVSFGAPEKKLGIKGSPTREVYLDNVRIPADRMIGEEGTGFATAMKTLDHTRITIAAQALGIAQGALDYAKGYVQERKQFGKPIADFQGIQFMLADMAMKIEAARQLTYAAAAKSERLDDDLTFAGAAAKCFASDVAMEVTTDAVQLLGGYGYTRDYPVERMMRDAKITQIYEGTNQVQRIVMARNLP, encoded by the coding sequence TTGGCAGGTTCGCCCGATTTCGACCTGTACCGCCCGGCCGAAGAGCACGACATGCTCCGCGACTCGGTCCGCTCCCTGGCCGAGGCGAAGATCGCGCCGTTCGCCGCAGCGGTCGACGAGGAAGCCCGCTTCCCGCAGGAGGCGCTGGACGCCCTGACATCGGCCGACCTGCACGCGGTGCATGTGCCCGAGGAGTACGGCGGCGCGGGCGCCGACGCGCTCGCCACGGTCATCGTCATCGAGGAAGTGGCCCGGGTCTGCGCCTCGTCCTCCCTGATCCCCGCGGTGAACAAGCTCGGCTCGCTCCCGGTGATCCTCTCCGGCTCCGAGGATCTGAAGAAGAAGTACATGGCCCCGCTCGCCAAGGGCGACGGAATGTTCTCGTACTGCCTCTCCGAGCCCGACGCGGGCTCGGACGCCGCCGGCATGAAGACCAGGGCCGTCCGTGACGGTGACTTCTGGGTCCTCAACGGTGTGAAGCGCTGGATCACCAACGCCGGTGTCTCCGAGTACTACACGGTCATGGCCGTGACCGACCCCACCAAGCGGTCCAAGGGCATAAGCGCGTTCGTCGTCGAGAAGTCCGACGAGGGTGTCTCCTTCGGCGCCCCGGAGAAGAAGCTCGGCATCAAGGGCTCCCCGACGCGCGAGGTCTACCTCGACAACGTCCGTATCCCCGCCGACCGCATGATCGGCGAGGAGGGCACCGGCTTCGCCACCGCGATGAAGACCCTCGACCACACCCGCATCACCATCGCGGCCCAGGCGCTGGGTATCGCGCAGGGCGCGCTGGACTACGCGAAGGGCTACGTCCAGGAGCGGAAGCAGTTCGGCAAGCCGATCGCGGACTTCCAGGGCATCCAGTTCATGCTCGCCGACATGGCCATGAAGATCGAGGCGGCCCGCCAGCTCACCTACGCGGCGGCGGCAAAGTCCGAGCGCCTCGACGACGACCTGACCTTCGCGGGCGCAGCGGCCAAGTGCTTCGCGTCCGATGTCGCGATGGAGGTCACCACGGACGCGGTCCAGCTGCTCGGTGGCTACGGCTACACCCGGGACTACCCGGTGGAGCGCATGATGCGCGACGCGAAGATCACGCAGATCTATGAAGGCACGAACCAGGTGCAGCGGATCGTCATGGCCCGCAACCTGCCGTAA
- a CDS encoding LCP family protein, whose protein sequence is MNDRDRYGRGSENAQPEGARVMRQVPRSAPAQRQRREQPRAQGYDDGYDAPYDSGYNSGQVYGQGGHGQGGGPGIPRPRSGERPGAAPNWGRRIKVGVLVLVIAFLGVSIGTYFWADGKLRREVDLSKVIDRPDTGKGTNYLIVGSDSREGMSAADKKKLHTGSAEGKRTDSMIILHVGDNGNTMVSLPRDSDVEIPSFKGSESGKTYPGTGKRTKLNATYAMDGPELLVRTIEYNTGLHIDHYAEIGFDGFASIVDAVGGVDMNLPQGFKDKYSGADFKSGEQTLNGQQALAFVRTRHAFAASDLERTKNQQKFLAALASQTATPSTVLNPFKLYPVMGAGLDTVIVDKDMSLWNLASMFWAMKGVSGGDGKQMNMPVSGSNGGNLVWDKTKVKQLVQELKNDDKVTVSGN, encoded by the coding sequence ATGAACGACAGGGACCGCTACGGACGCGGCAGCGAGAATGCGCAGCCCGAGGGCGCTCGGGTCATGCGGCAGGTGCCGCGGTCGGCCCCTGCCCAGCGGCAGCGCCGTGAGCAGCCGCGCGCCCAGGGATACGACGACGGTTACGACGCCCCCTACGACAGTGGCTACAACTCCGGCCAGGTCTACGGCCAGGGCGGTCACGGGCAGGGCGGCGGCCCGGGCATCCCGCGCCCCCGCTCCGGTGAGCGCCCCGGCGCCGCCCCGAACTGGGGACGGCGGATCAAGGTCGGCGTGCTGGTCCTGGTCATCGCCTTCCTCGGCGTCTCCATAGGCACCTACTTCTGGGCCGACGGCAAGCTCCGGCGGGAGGTCGACCTGTCCAAGGTGATCGACCGCCCCGACACCGGCAAGGGCACGAACTACCTGATCGTGGGTTCGGACAGCCGTGAGGGCATGTCGGCCGCCGACAAGAAGAAGCTGCACACCGGCTCCGCCGAGGGCAAGCGCACCGACTCCATGATCATTCTGCATGTCGGTGACAACGGGAACACGATGGTCTCGCTGCCCCGTGACTCGGACGTCGAGATCCCCTCGTTCAAGGGCTCCGAATCGGGCAAGACCTACCCGGGAACCGGCAAGCGCACCAAGCTGAACGCCACGTACGCGATGGACGGCCCCGAACTGCTGGTGCGCACCATCGAGTACAACACCGGTCTGCACATCGACCACTACGCGGAGATCGGTTTCGACGGCTTCGCGAGCATCGTGGACGCGGTCGGCGGGGTGGACATGAACCTCCCGCAGGGCTTCAAGGACAAGTACTCGGGCGCCGACTTCAAGTCCGGCGAGCAGACGCTCAACGGTCAGCAGGCCCTCGCCTTCGTCCGCACCCGGCACGCCTTCGCCGCGAGCGACCTGGAGCGCACCAAGAACCAGCAGAAGTTCCTGGCGGCCCTGGCCAGCCAGACGGCGACCCCGTCGACGGTGCTGAACCCCTTCAAGCTCTACCCGGTGATGGGTGCGGGCCTGGACACGGTGATCGTGGACAAGGACATGAGCCTGTGGAACCTGGCCTCGATGTTCTGGGCCATGAAGGGCGTCTCAGGCGGTGACGGCAAGCAGATGAACATGCCGGTGTCCGGCTCGAACGGCGGCAACCTGGTCTGGGACAAGACCAAGGTCAAGCAGCTGGTGCAGGAGCTGAAGAACGACGACAAGGTGACGGTGTCGGGCAACTAG
- a CDS encoding acyl-CoA thioesterase, translating to MTDLPGKPTSASRTTLSHIMTGTDTNLLGTVHGGVIMKLVDDAAGAVAGRHSGGPAVTASMDEMVFLEPVRVGDLVHVKAQVNWTGRSSMEVGVRVMAERWNESSPAQQVGSAYLVFAAVDADGKPRTVPPVVPETERDKRRYQEAQIRRTHRLARRRAIKELREQRVADGIGD from the coding sequence ATGACAGATCTTCCGGGCAAGCCCACCTCGGCCTCCCGTACCACCCTGAGCCACATCATGACGGGCACGGACACCAACCTTCTGGGCACGGTGCACGGCGGGGTGATCATGAAACTGGTGGACGACGCGGCGGGCGCCGTGGCCGGCCGGCACTCCGGCGGGCCCGCGGTCACCGCGTCCATGGACGAGATGGTGTTCCTGGAGCCGGTGCGGGTCGGCGACCTCGTTCATGTGAAGGCCCAGGTCAACTGGACGGGCCGGTCCTCGATGGAGGTCGGTGTACGGGTGATGGCCGAGCGCTGGAACGAGTCGTCACCGGCCCAGCAGGTGGGCAGCGCCTATCTGGTCTTCGCCGCGGTCGACGCGGACGGCAAGCCCAGGACCGTACCGCCGGTGGTCCCCGAGACCGAGAGGGACAAGCGCCGCTACCAGGAGGCCCAGATCCGGCGTACCCACCGGCTCGCCAGGCGGCGCGCTATCAAGGAGCTCCGCGAGCAGCGGGTCGCCGACGGGATCGGCGACTGA